The Candidatus Neomarinimicrobiota bacterium sequence GAATATTTATTCAGGTAACACTTTGACCGCTTATTGATTCTGGGCTAAAGCTACGATAATTTCCACCCTATGATTCGCCGCACAATTCACGTTTTTTTCGTATTAACCGCAATCTTATCCATTGGTATGTCTAGTTCAATCCGAGTAGTGAACCGTGTGAATAATACCATGGATGATATTGAAACTCTCGATCGACTCCGGGGAACGTATGTTTCGACCAAAGGCCTTTCCCGTATTTTGGCAAAGCGGGATCCCTTTGTGAATGAGGCTCGGGGTAAAATGGTCCTTTATCTTGGTAACCATCGAATTAAAATTTCCGGTAATAGCAGTTACGTCCTCGTAGATGAACAAGTGTATCAAATGCCTATGCATGCCATCAGGACACAGAATGATATTTTTCTACCGGCCGAAGCATTCTTTGATATTGTAAAACGAACTACCCTCCCGGGTATTAATTATGATCCGCGCAGGATGGTTTTAGATATCGATATGAAGGAATTCACTATTACTGGTGTAAAAATTTCTCAAAAGGCCAATGGTACTATTTTGCGGATTCAAACTCGCAATAAGTTCCCGGAGGGCAATATCAGTTCATTTTTTCACGAAAATGGATGGTTCTATTTAACAATTGTAGGCGGTCTTGCTGATACCACTGAAATCCGCAGAAGTGATACCCGAGGCGTCGTACGCAGTATTGCTGCTGACCAACTTGGGGAAACGGCACAGTTGGCATTTCAGATGCGAGCGAAAGTCCAAAGCCATGAACTGTACCAAAGTAATAATCCGGGGGAAATTGTTATTTCCCTGCGGACACCAATGAATAACAGTGCAGCTCGGATCAAAAGGGTGAAAGACCGCTGGAAATTGGATACAGTTGTTTTAGATGCGGGACATGGGGGAAAGGATCCAGGAACGACGGGAAGAAAGGGAACGAAAGAAAAAGATATTGCGTTGGATATAGTCAAACGTGTAGGCTTACTTTTAGAAAAAAATACGAAATTGAAAGTGATTTATACCCGCGAAGAGGATGTTTTTATTCCACTGTGGAAACGAACCAAAATGGCAAACGAATCCAATGGGAAAGTATTTGTTAGCGTTCATTTGAATGCAA is a genomic window containing:
- a CDS encoding N-acetylmuramoyl-L-alanine amidase gives rise to the protein MIRRTIHVFFVLTAILSIGMSSSIRVVNRVNNTMDDIETLDRLRGTYVSTKGLSRILAKRDPFVNEARGKMVLYLGNHRIKISGNSSYVLVDEQVYQMPMHAIRTQNDIFLPAEAFFDIVKRTTLPGINYDPRRMVLDIDMKEFTITGVKISQKANGTILRIQTRNKFPEGNISSFFHENGWFYLTIVGGLADTTEIRRSDTRGVVRSIAADQLGETAQLAFQMRAKVQSHELYQSNNPGEIVISLRTPMNNSAARIKRVKDRWKLDTVVLDAGHGGKDPGTTGRKGTKEKDIALDIVKRVGLLLEKNTKLKVIYTREEDVFIPLWKRTKMANESNGKVFVSVHLNANPNKTAYGFETYLLRPGKTEDAIEVASRENEAIKLEDRSNSKYKDLSGESLIMATMAQSIFMKESEELAAMIQEEMEKKIKSKNRGVKQAGFHVLIGASMPNVLIEAGFLTNANEEKNLRNPKYRQKIANSIYKAIVKFRYSREQYLAES